ATTGCCTTTATGTAACTGTCCCGTATTTTGCCGTTTATGAATGGATTTTCAACATTTTTGCCGTCAAGGCTCATAACGATATTTTGATAGAGGTAACTTCCCTCGGGCTTGCAGTTGTATGCAATAGGGATTATATTGTTGTTTTTGAAGGTAACTATAGCCTTTTTCAGGTCCTCATAGTTTTCGGGCACCTTCACATTGTATCTGTCAAAAAGGTCCTTGTTTATAAAAAGCCCCTCAAAGGTTATTTCAACCGGCAATCCATAAATCTTTCCGTTTTGCATGACTTGGGGCCACATGCTCGTGTCAAAACTGTTGTACCATTTCGGATCAGAGGTAATAAGATTGGTCAGATCTGCGACTTTTCCGGCTTTTATCAGTGTTCTGATATCGCTGCCGGGCCAAAGGCCGAAAACATCAGGCTGGCTCCCGGTTGCAAATTTTTCTTTAATGGTGGGTAAAAAATCATCACCCGAGAGGGTCTGATTGACTATTTCCGTATTTTTTTCTTTTTCCTGAAATTCATCAAAAAGCTGCTCTACAACGCTGGCCTTAGTGTCGTATCCGCCCCAACTGTTCATAAACGTCAGCTTTATTTTGGATTTTGACTCGCTGTTTTGGGTAGCTTTGGTATCATTAATGCCATAAAAAGTGCTGAAAACAACAGCAAAAAAGGCAATAACAGCAAGTACTGCTAATGCTGCAGCCTTTTTCATTGTCCAGCCCCCTCTTTTAAGCCAAACAGCGATTTTAGTAAATTACACAAAAGTTAACCAAATAATGTGTGCTATTATTAATTTTAATACAATATTTTATAAAGTCAACTAAATGAATTAAAAATACTAAATATTTATACTAAACAACATTATATAATAACAGAAATAACCGTTGGTTTACAGCAAAAAGCTGCACCGCCAGTTTTCAATTTCGACGGCGCAGACGGCCAGCGTTTGAATATGTATGAAAAGTAAGAGTTTATGACTGTTCTCGCTTGTTTTTAGCTATATATAAAAGCCCATCCGGAATTTTGTCTAAGTTTTCAAGAGCGGCTCCAGTACCTCTTGCAACACAAGTTACAGGGTCATCTGCTAAATGCGCCGGTATTCCTGTGTGTTTTGAAACTAATTTATCCATACCGTAGATACAACTTCCGCCTCCCGTGAGAATGATGCCGCTTTCGGCGATGTCGCCGATAAGTTCAGGAGGTGTGCTTTCAAGTACGGAGTGGATGGCATCGAGGACGCTCGTTGAAACCTCATGGAAAGCCTCCCGGGTTTCCTCAGATGTAATTTCGATCATTTTAGGCAGCCCAGTGACCAGACAGCGGCCTTTAACTGCCATGCTAAGTTCCTCTTCCCGCGGATAAACACAGCCAATTCGGATTTTTACTTCTTCGGCAGTGCGTTCTCCGATAAGGACGCTGTATTTTCTGCGTACATATTTTATAATTGCCTCGTCAAATTTATCGCCGGCGACCTTCAGTGATTTGGAAACAACGGAATCCTTTAATGAAAGAACAGCAATGTCGGTAGTTCCGCCGCCGATATCTACAATCATGCTGCCGCGCGGCGCTGAGATATCAATTCCTGCACCGATGGCAGCGGCTATTGGTTCTTCAATCAGGTAAGCCCGGCGTGCGCCCGCTTCTATCGCCGCGTCATAAACAGCCCTTTCTTCAACTTCTGTAATCATAGCGGGGACGCAAATCATTATACGCGGTTTAAAGAAATAACCGCCGCAGATTTTTTTGATAAAATGTTTGAGCATTTGCGCAGTGAGGTCGAAATTTGAGATAACGCCGTCGCGCAGAGGTCTTACCGCAACGATATTTTCTGGTGTGCGGCCAAGCATTTTTCGTGCTTCTGTTCCAATTGCGACAATTTCATCATTATCCTTATCATATGCGATAACTGATGGTTCCTTCAGTACAATACCCTTGCCCTTAACATATATTAATATTGTCGCCGTCCCAAGATCCAGACCTATGTCATTACCAGGCAATTCATACACTTCCATTCTGAATTAATAATAACCGCACTAAAATATCAACTACTGACTTTAAAGCCCATAAAAACTTGATATTTGATTTCTTTTTCAGGTTTTGGAATATAATAGCTTGTGATTTTGAACTAAAAAAACTGGGAATACAGTATAATATATATATATTATATTTAATAATTAGTATATTTTCAAGCCGACTAAAATTATTTAATTCTTTTTGCGGCTATCATTGAGCCGGTAAGATACAGCAGCATTTTAATTATAAGCACAGCCATACCTGCCGTGAATATGCCCACTATCCAAACAACCGCGGTATTGGCTTTAAAATATGCTGATGCAACAAGACCGGTGACAGCGGCTAAAAGAAAACAAAAGTATATTACAATGAAGCGAAATGATATATGTGCCGCATTTACCACATATTCTTTCTCATTATCAAAGGGTGACGGCTCGGTGCCGTCCGTATAATCGTGGGATATGATGACGAGCCGTCCGAAATTGTCACCTTTTCCGGATGTTGAATAGACGACCTGCCACCCATCCGCGATACAGCGGGCGATTTTTCCGCTGTTGTTGCTGATAACACAGTATTTAACCTTTCGCGGAGCATTTTTTATAAAATAAAACATCATGCCGTTATTATGGACTTTATATAAGTTTAAGCCCTGCATTTCCATTTTGACCAGCCATTTCTCCAGAGAACGGGGAGTCATTATCCACAATGGCCTGATACGCTTTATGATATCCCCGTCGCGGATTAACAGCTTTTCCAGCCATTTTTCAAATGTCTTTCTCGCGAGGAACTGGCGATAGGCTATTTCAGGTACAATAGCATCGGTAGGTTCTTCAAGTACCAAGCTGTTTGCAGCGGTCATAAAAAGGAAAAGTATGAAATTGCACAGCAACAGCAGAGCAAATATTCCTATTATTACAACTGCGCGGCGAAAAAAAATCTCATCGGTTGTAGGATGCAGGTACAGCAAGAAATAGCCGAATGTCATGCCGAAGAGCAGAAGCAGGACTATGGAACTGACCAGAGCGTACAGGCAAAGCAGGGAATTGTTGCGGAGATAAATTCCGCGCCTGTTAGGCATGGCTTGCTTATTATCGGCATTTGTTGTCCTATAAACATTCCATTTGTCGAAACGGGCTACGTTTTCCCAGCCAGAGGCCTTAGTTTGTTTTATTTCGCTGCTATTTTCAAATTTTGAATATGAAAAACAATATTTATATTTTACAGGTTCTCCAGGCACAAAAATGAAACGGCTGTGTGTGTCAATTCCACATAAATGCAAGCCTGACATTGACATCCTGCCAAGCCAATTCTCAGTGTTTTGTATAAACAGGCTCCACAAAAACCTGCGCCTGACCACTCTGTCCGACATTTATATCTCCTCACGCAGCCTTTGCATAACTATCCTTATAATAATTATACTATCAAAAAATTTTCATGTCATCAGCTTAATAAACTATATTTGGAATAAAAGTATCAAATATTTAGGTTATAATGAATGCAAAATAAAGACTTTTATAGTCGTACCAAGAGATGAGCATTATATAAAGTAATAAGCATATTATTGGCCGGCATTTATTTTGTTCGGGGCTGTGCAAGCAATTGTCGCGCAGAAAACCTGTTTTGCGCCGGCTTCTTTAAGCGCCCTTGCACAATCGCTGAGGGTGGCACCGGTAGTAATAACATCGTCGATAAGCAGGACAACGGCGCCGGGGAAACTGCCTTTTGCCGAAAATGCTCCGGCAGTGTTCAGCCATCTTTCCTCTGAATTCAGCGTTCGCTGCGGTTTTACATCGCGGGGCTTGCAAAGGGCGTCTTTATACGGAATTCCGAGTTTACGCGACAGGGCGCGGGCAAACACTTCCGACTGATTAAAACCCCGTTTTTTAAATTCACGTTTAGTTAATGGGACACAAGTTATAAAATCAAACTGCTGCCAATCGTATTCCCTTTTTATCATTTGAGCGCTCAGAGCCGCATACGCTGCGGCGGATGATTGTTTTGCGTGGAATTTAAAGTTTATTATGCTTTTGCGGACAGAGCCTTCATAGTATAAAGGTGAGACGCAGCGTTCAAATGCAAATTTATTGCCCCTGCAGTGGCAGAATTCAAAGCCTCTCCCGCAGCGCGGGCATGTTTTTCCGGTGACATAGGGCAGGGTGCCGGCGCAATCCTTGCATATGGCCATATTGCTGGGAACGGTTTTGCCGCAGAAAGGGCACCTGTGCGGGAAAAACAGGGAGATTATTATATCAGCCAGT
This DNA window, taken from [Clostridium] cellulosi, encodes the following:
- a CDS encoding hypothetical protein (Family membership); its protein translation is MNRLADIIISLFFPHRCPFCGKTVPSNMAICKDCAGTLPYVTGKTCPRCGRGFEFCHCRGNKFAFERCVSPLYYEGSVRKSIINFKFHAKQSSAAAYAALSAQMIKREYDWQQFDFITCVPLTKREFKKRGFNQSEVFARALSRKLGIPYKDALCKPRDVKPQRTLNSEERWLNTAGAFSAKGSFPGAVVLLIDDVITTGATLSDCARALKEAGAKQVFCATIACTAPNKINAGQ
- a CDS encoding hypothetical protein (Family membership) gives rise to the protein MSDRVVRRRFLWSLFIQNTENWLGRMSMSGLHLCGIDTHSRFIFVPGEPVKYKYCFSYSKFENSSEIKQTKASGWENVARFDKWNVYRTTNADNKQAMPNRRGIYLRNNSLLCLYALVSSIVLLLLFGMTFGYFLLYLHPTTDEIFFRRAVVIIGIFALLLLCNFILFLFMTAANSLVLEEPTDAIVPEIAYRQFLARKTFEKWLEKLLIRDGDIIKRIRPLWIMTPRSLEKWLVKMEMQGLNLYKVHNNGMMFYFIKNAPRKVKYCVISNNSGKIARCIADGWQVVYSTSGKGDNFGRLVIISHDYTDGTEPSPFDNEKEYVVNAAHISFRFIVIYFCFLLAAVTGLVASAYFKANTAVVWIVGIFTAGMAVLIIKMLLYLTGSMIAAKRIK
- a CDS encoding family 1 extracellular solute-binding protein (High confidence in function and specificity) — protein: MKKAAALAVLAVIAFFAVVFSTFYGINDTKATQNSESKSKIKLTFMNSWGGYDTKASVVEQLFDEFQEKEKNTEIVNQTLSGDDFLPTIKEKFATGSQPDVFGLWPGSDIRTLIKAGKVADLTNLITSDPKWYNSFDTSMWPQVMQNGKIYGLPVEITFEGLFINKDLFDRYNVKVPENYEDLKKAIVTFKNNNIIPIAYNCKPEGSYLYQNIVMSLDGKNVENPFINGKIRDSYIKAMYIMRELRELGAFPNDNECFTMESNARDDLFLQKKAAMIVQGSWFVDKCKTDTVELVPFPRMTENSPNAAVYCLGCGTFYMSQKAWNDPVKKEAAIKLLRFLTSKEACEKLAVQSDMISCVKLDESKIKYNKLTKSGIKMVNDASVLVGAPDSYITRSVWESVIIRNFPDMLCNKISPEELWNMAIEAGAEEK
- the mbl gene encoding MreB-like protein (High confidence in function and specificity); translated protein: MPGNDIGLDLGTATILIYVKGKGIVLKEPSVIAYDKDNDEIVAIGTEARKMLGRTPENIVAVRPLRDGVISNFDLTAQMLKHFIKKICGGYFFKPRIMICVPAMITEVEERAVYDAAIEAGARRAYLIEEPIAAAIGAGIDISAPRGSMIVDIGGGTTDIAVLSLKDSVVSKSLKVAGDKFDEAIIKYVRRKYSVLIGERTAEEVKIRIGCVYPREEELSMAVKGRCLVTGLPKMIEITSEETREAFHEVSTSVLDAIHSVLESTPPELIGDIAESGIILTGGGSCIYGMDKLVSKHTGIPAHLADDPVTCVARGTGAALENLDKIPDGLLYIAKNKREQS